One genomic region from Bacteroidales bacterium encodes:
- a CDS encoding sugar phosphate nucleotidyltransferase, protein MKAVILAGGKGTRLKPYTTSIPKPLVPIGEKAIIDILINRLKNAGVDEVFICVNHLAEIIMAFLGDGKKFGIKINYSFEKKPLSTIAPLKLIKNLPDDFLVMNGDLLTDLDFKKLFLNHIKSKAQLTVSTYKRKVKIDFGVIEVDKKGSNAVGFLEKPEYNYEVAMGVNVINKKLLKLIPEDTSFGFDNLMNMMLKKNEKINIFRYNGYWLDIGRPDDYEKANNDVEKLKHLLK, encoded by the coding sequence ATGAAAGCAGTAATATTAGCAGGAGGTAAAGGAACAAGATTAAAACCTTACACAACTTCGATCCCAAAACCACTTGTTCCTATTGGGGAGAAAGCAATAATTGATATATTAATAAATAGGCTCAAAAATGCAGGTGTTGATGAAGTATTTATTTGTGTAAATCATCTTGCGGAAATCATAATGGCTTTTCTTGGCGATGGAAAAAAATTCGGCATAAAAATTAATTATTCATTTGAGAAAAAGCCGCTAAGCACAATAGCTCCATTGAAATTAATTAAAAATTTACCTGATGATTTTTTAGTAATGAATGGAGATCTATTAACAGACTTAGATTTTAAAAAATTATTTTTGAATCATATTAAAAGCAAAGCACAACTTACAGTTTCAACATATAAACGAAAAGTAAAAATTGATTTTGGCGTAATTGAAGTTGATAAAAAAGGAAGCAACGCAGTGGGTTTCCTCGAAAAACCTGAATACAACTACGAAGTAGCAATGGGTGTTAATGTTATCAATAAAAAATTATTGAAACTTATTCCAGAAGACACTTCTTTCGGCTTTGATAATTTAATGAATATGATGTTGAAGAAAAATGAAAAAATAAATATTTTCAGATATAATGGGTATTGGCTTGATATAGGCAGGCCCGATGATTACGAGAAAGCAAATAACGATGTTGAAAAACTAAAGCATTTGCTTAAATGA